A genome region from Streptomyces sp. S4.7 includes the following:
- a CDS encoding ACP S-malonyltransferase, with protein MLVLVAPGQGAQTPGFLTPWLDLPGAEDRLRAWSDVIDLDLVHYGTKADADEIRDTAVAQPLLVAAGLLSAGAVRGLVGEGASVGAVAGHSVGEITAAVYAGVLGEEAALGFVRTRGLAMAEAAGITPTGMAALLGGDPDVTLPHLERLGLTPANVNGAGQIVAAGTLEQIAALDADKPEGVRRVVALKVAGAFHTEHMAPAVAKLAEAAEKLDVSDPALPYVSNKDGQTVTTGAEVVARLVGQVANPVRWDLCMETFKEQGVSALIELCPGGTLTGIAKRALPGVRTLALKTPADLDAAREIVAEHAS; from the coding sequence GTGCTCGTACTCGTCGCTCCCGGCCAAGGCGCTCAGACGCCAGGCTTCCTGACTCCCTGGCTCGACCTCCCCGGCGCCGAAGACCGGCTGCGGGCGTGGTCGGACGTCATCGATCTCGATCTGGTCCACTACGGCACGAAGGCCGACGCGGACGAGATCCGCGACACCGCCGTGGCCCAGCCGCTGCTGGTCGCGGCCGGGCTGCTGTCGGCCGGGGCCGTGCGCGGGCTCGTCGGCGAGGGCGCGAGCGTGGGTGCGGTCGCGGGGCACAGCGTCGGCGAGATCACCGCCGCCGTGTACGCGGGTGTGCTGGGCGAGGAGGCCGCGCTGGGCTTCGTCCGTACGCGCGGTCTGGCCATGGCCGAGGCGGCGGGCATCACGCCGACCGGTATGGCGGCGCTGCTCGGCGGCGACCCGGACGTGACCCTGCCGCATCTGGAGAGGCTCGGTCTGACGCCGGCGAACGTGAACGGCGCGGGCCAGATCGTGGCCGCCGGCACGCTGGAGCAGATCGCCGCGCTGGATGCCGACAAGCCCGAGGGCGTACGGCGCGTGGTGGCCCTCAAGGTCGCGGGCGCCTTCCACACCGAGCACATGGCTCCGGCGGTGGCGAAGCTCGCGGAAGCGGCCGAAAAGCTCGACGTGTCAGACCCGGCCCTGCCGTACGTCTCGAACAAGGACGGGCAGACTGTGACCACGGGGGCCGAGGTCGTCGCGCGTCTGGTCGGCCAGGTCGCGAACCCGGTCCGCTGGGACCTGTGCATGGAGACGTTCAAGGAGCAGGGTGTGAGCGCGCTGATCGAGTTGTGCCCCGGTGGCACGCTGACCGGCATCGCCAAGCGCGCGCTGCCCGGGGTGCGGACCCTCGCGCTGAAGACCCCCGCCGACCTCGACGCGGCTCGCGAGATCGTCGCAGAGCACGCTTCCTAA
- a CDS encoding ketoacyl-ACP synthase III: MAKIRPSQGAPYARIMGVGGYRPTRVVPNEVILETIDSSDEWIRSRSGIATRHWASDEETVAMMSIEASGKAIADAGITPEQIGGVIVSTVSHFKQTPAVATEIADRIGAGKPAAFDISAGCAGFGYGLTLAKGMVVEGSAQYVLVIGVERLSDLTDLEDRATAFLFGDGAGAVVVGPSQEPQIGPTVWGSEGDKSNTIMQTVPWDAYRNGTVERFPALTQEGQAVFRWAVFEMAKIAQQALDAAGITSADLDVFIPHQANMRIIDSMVKTLKLPEHVTVARDVETTGNTSAASIPLAMERLLATGQAKSGDTALVIGFGAGLVYAATVVTLP, from the coding sequence ATGGCGAAGATCAGGCCCAGCCAGGGCGCGCCGTACGCCCGCATCATGGGTGTCGGCGGGTACCGTCCGACGCGCGTGGTGCCCAACGAGGTGATCCTGGAGACGATCGACTCGTCCGACGAGTGGATCCGCTCCCGCTCCGGTATCGCGACCCGCCACTGGGCCTCCGACGAGGAGACCGTGGCGATGATGTCGATCGAGGCGTCCGGCAAGGCCATCGCCGACGCCGGGATCACGCCCGAGCAGATCGGCGGTGTGATCGTGTCGACCGTCTCGCACTTCAAGCAGACGCCGGCCGTCGCGACGGAGATCGCCGACCGGATCGGGGCGGGCAAGCCCGCCGCGTTCGACATCTCGGCGGGCTGCGCGGGCTTCGGTTACGGGCTGACGCTCGCCAAGGGCATGGTCGTCGAGGGGTCGGCACAGTACGTGCTGGTCATCGGTGTGGAGCGGCTGTCGGACCTCACCGACCTCGAAGACCGCGCCACGGCCTTCCTGTTCGGCGACGGCGCGGGCGCGGTGGTCGTCGGCCCGTCGCAGGAGCCGCAGATCGGTCCGACGGTCTGGGGTTCCGAGGGCGACAAGTCCAACACGATCATGCAGACCGTACCGTGGGACGCCTACCGCAACGGCACGGTCGAGAGGTTCCCCGCCCTCACGCAGGAGGGGCAGGCGGTCTTCCGCTGGGCCGTCTTCGAGATGGCGAAGATCGCCCAACAGGCCCTGGACGCGGCCGGGATCACCTCGGCGGACCTGGACGTCTTCATTCCGCACCAGGCCAATATGCGGATCATCGACTCGATGGTGAAGACTCTGAAGCTGCCGGAGCACGTCACGGTCGCCCGTGACGTGGAAACCACCGGCAACACCTCGGCCGCCTCGATCCCGCTCGCGATGGAGCGGCTCCTGGCGACCGGTCAGGCGAAGAGCGGTGACACCGCGCTCGTCATCGGCTTCGGGGCGGGTCTCGTGTACGCCGCGACGGTCGTTACCCTCCCCTAG
- a CDS encoding acyl carrier protein: protein MAATQEEIVTGLAEIVNEIAGIPVEDVQLDKSFTDDLDVDSLSMVEVVVAAEERFDVKIPDDDVKNLKTVGDAADYIAKHQA, encoded by the coding sequence ATGGCCGCCACTCAGGAAGAGATCGTCACCGGTCTCGCGGAGATCGTGAACGAGATCGCCGGCATCCCGGTCGAGGACGTCCAGCTGGACAAGTCCTTCACCGACGACCTGGACGTCGACTCGCTGTCCATGGTCGAGGTCGTCGTCGCCGCCGAGGAGCGCTTCGACGTGAAGATCCCGGACGACGACGTCAAGAACCTGAAGACCGTCGGCGACGCCGCCGACTACATCGCGAAGCACCAGGCCTGA
- the fabF gene encoding beta-ketoacyl-ACP synthase II, whose product MSPTNRTVVVTGIGATTPLGGDSASTWEGLLAGRSGVKPLESERFADLPVRIAAVAAVDPADVLPRPLARKLDRSAQFALIAAREAWADAGYKDKAGEDESVAPERLGTVIASGIGGVTTLLDQYDVLKEKGVRRVSPHTVPMLMPNGPSANVGLEVNAQAGVHTPVSACASGAEAIGYAVEMIRTGRADVVVAGGTEAAIHPLPVAAFANMMAMSKNNDAPEKASRPYDKARDGFVLGEGAGVVVLESAEHAAARGARVYCEVLGQGLSADSHHIAQPEPTGRGVAAAMRNLLDNTGMKPSEVVHLNAHATSTPQGDIAEIKALRRVLGEDLDHVAVSGTKSMTGHLLGGAGGIETVATVLALYKRLAPPTINIDDLDEEVDADIVSGEPRALPEGTISAINNSFGFGGHNVVLAFRSV is encoded by the coding sequence GTGAGCCCGACCAATCGCACCGTGGTCGTCACCGGTATCGGCGCAACCACACCGCTGGGTGGCGACAGCGCATCGACCTGGGAGGGCCTGCTCGCCGGCCGCTCCGGCGTCAAGCCCCTCGAAAGTGAGCGGTTCGCCGACCTGCCGGTCCGGATCGCCGCGGTCGCCGCGGTCGATCCGGCCGACGTGCTTCCCCGCCCGCTCGCCCGCAAGCTGGACCGCTCGGCGCAGTTCGCGCTGATCGCGGCCCGTGAGGCGTGGGCCGACGCGGGCTACAAGGACAAGGCGGGCGAGGACGAGTCCGTCGCCCCCGAACGCCTCGGCACGGTCATCGCCTCCGGCATCGGCGGCGTGACCACCCTGCTCGACCAGTACGACGTGCTGAAGGAGAAGGGCGTACGCCGCGTCTCCCCGCACACCGTGCCGATGCTGATGCCGAACGGCCCCTCCGCCAACGTCGGCCTGGAGGTGAACGCCCAGGCGGGCGTGCACACCCCGGTCTCGGCCTGCGCGTCGGGTGCCGAGGCCATCGGCTACGCCGTGGAGATGATCCGCACCGGCCGCGCCGATGTCGTGGTGGCGGGCGGTACGGAGGCGGCGATCCACCCGCTGCCGGTCGCCGCGTTCGCCAACATGATGGCGATGTCGAAGAACAACGACGCGCCCGAGAAGGCGTCCCGCCCGTACGACAAGGCCCGTGACGGCTTCGTCCTCGGTGAGGGCGCGGGTGTCGTGGTCCTGGAGTCCGCCGAGCACGCGGCCGCGCGTGGTGCGCGGGTCTACTGCGAGGTGCTGGGCCAGGGCCTGTCCGCCGACAGCCACCACATCGCCCAGCCGGAGCCGACCGGCCGCGGTGTCGCGGCGGCGATGCGGAACCTGCTCGACAACACCGGCATGAAGCCGTCGGAGGTCGTGCACCTGAACGCGCACGCCACCTCCACGCCGCAGGGCGACATCGCGGAGATCAAGGCGCTGCGCCGGGTCCTGGGCGAGGACCTCGACCATGTCGCGGTCTCCGGTACGAAGTCGATGACCGGCCATCTTCTCGGCGGCGCCGGCGGTATCGAGACCGTGGCGACGGTGCTCGCGCTGTACAAGCGGCTGGCCCCGCCGACAATCAACATCGACGACCTGGACGAGGAGGTCGACGCGGACATCGTGAGCGGTGAGCCGCGGGCGCTGCCCGAGGGCACGATCTCGGCGATCAACAACTCGTTCGGCTTCGGCGGCCACAACGTGGTGCTGGCGTTCCGCTCGGTCTGA
- a CDS encoding NAD(P)-dependent oxidoreductase yields the protein MADQLAVAVLGAGIMGAAMARNLCRTGHAVRVWNRTRAKAEPLAADGARVADSPADAVRGADVVLTMLYDGPAALEAMTAAAPGLRPGTVWLQTTTAGLEGLAPLAELADAHGLVFFDSPVLGTRGPAGEGKLTVLAAGPEAARDTLTSVLEAVGDRTLWVGEDGASGAATRLKLVCNSWVLTLTHGTAEALALAKGLGVDPRGFLDAVAGGGLDCGYLRVKSSAILDDDYTPSFALTTAVKDARLIVSAGEAEGVRLDVAEAGANRFARAEAMGHGARDMAATYFASFDT from the coding sequence ATGGCTGATCAACTCGCAGTGGCGGTTCTCGGCGCGGGCATCATGGGCGCCGCGATGGCCCGCAATCTCTGCCGGACCGGTCACGCGGTCCGGGTCTGGAACCGCACCCGCGCGAAGGCGGAGCCGCTGGCGGCCGACGGGGCGCGCGTCGCGGACAGCCCGGCGGACGCCGTACGGGGCGCGGACGTCGTCCTCACGATGCTGTACGACGGCCCCGCCGCCCTGGAGGCGATGACGGCCGCGGCACCGGGGCTGCGGCCCGGCACCGTCTGGCTCCAGACGACGACGGCCGGCCTGGAGGGTCTCGCGCCGCTCGCGGAGCTGGCCGACGCGCACGGACTGGTCTTCTTCGACTCGCCCGTCCTCGGCACCAGGGGCCCCGCCGGGGAGGGAAAGCTCACCGTCCTGGCAGCGGGCCCGGAGGCCGCGCGTGACACCCTCACGTCCGTTCTGGAGGCCGTCGGCGACCGCACGCTGTGGGTGGGCGAGGACGGGGCGTCCGGTGCGGCGACGAGACTCAAACTCGTCTGCAACAGCTGGGTCCTGACGCTCACTCACGGAACGGCCGAGGCGCTGGCCCTGGCGAAGGGGCTCGGCGTCGACCCGCGGGGCTTCCTGGACGCCGTGGCGGGCGGCGGCCTCGACTGCGGGTACCTCCGCGTCAAGTCGTCGGCGATCCTCGACGACGACTACACCCCGAGCTTCGCCCTCACCACGGCAGTCAAGGACGCCCGGCTGATCGTGTCGGCGGGCGAGGCGGAAGGCGTCCGGCTGGACGTCGCCGAGGCGGGCGCGAACCGTTTCGCCCGCGCGGAGGCGATGGGGCACGGGGCGCGGGACATGGCGGCGACGTACTTCGCGAGCTTCGACACCTGA
- a CDS encoding DUF3145 domain-containing protein, whose amino-acid sequence MTTRGVLYVHSAPRAMCPHVEWAVAGVLGLRVQLDWIRQPASPGTWRSEFSWRGEAGTASKLASALRGWQMLRFEVTAEPSPTAEGERYSATPELGIFHAVTGLHGDILVPEDRLRAALARSLTGESRLEAEVAKLLGKPWDDELEPFRYAGEGAPVRWLHQVV is encoded by the coding sequence GTGACCACACGTGGTGTTCTGTACGTGCACTCCGCGCCGCGCGCGATGTGCCCCCACGTCGAATGGGCGGTGGCGGGCGTCCTAGGTCTGCGCGTACAGCTCGACTGGATCAGGCAGCCCGCCTCACCGGGCACCTGGCGCTCCGAGTTCTCCTGGCGGGGCGAGGCGGGCACCGCTTCCAAGCTCGCGTCCGCGCTGCGCGGCTGGCAGATGCTGCGCTTCGAGGTGACCGCCGAACCCAGCCCCACGGCCGAGGGCGAGCGCTACAGCGCCACCCCCGAGCTGGGCATCTTCCACGCCGTCACCGGTCTGCACGGCGACATCCTGGTCCCCGAGGACCGGCTGCGCGCCGCACTCGCCCGGTCGCTGACCGGCGAGAGCCGGCTGGAGGCCGAGGTCGCCAAGCTGCTCGGCAAGCCGTGGGACGACGAACTGGAGCCCTTCCGGTACGCGGGCGAGGGTGCCCCGGTGCGCTGGCTGCACCAGGTCGTCTGA
- a CDS encoding SGNH/GDSL hydrolase family protein: MQESPQGHERRLGGRSVRRRTPYAGVAASCAGLLFAVAALAGCTSSDGADPDWKKAKASQSPPKPIWDRSPASIAAVGDSITRGFDACGVLSDCPEVSWATGTDDGVRSLALRLLGKPGAVERSWNYARSGASVAALPAQMGKAAGHEPDLVTVMMGANDACKDEAALMTPVDEFRASFEESMRRLRADSPKTHVYVASVPDLKRLWSEGRENPLGRQIWKLGICASMLGDSQDMGAEARQRRSAVQARVVAYNKVLKDVCAKDLRCRYDGGAVFDFRFTGEQLSTWDWFHPSKNGQGKLADIAYRNVVAAKPPA; the protein is encoded by the coding sequence ATGCAGGAGAGCCCTCAGGGACACGAGCGACGCCTCGGCGGACGCTCCGTCCGCCGCCGCACTCCGTACGCGGGCGTCGCGGCGTCCTGTGCGGGGCTGCTGTTCGCGGTGGCCGCCCTGGCGGGCTGCACGTCGTCGGACGGCGCCGATCCGGACTGGAAGAAGGCGAAGGCGAGCCAGTCACCGCCCAAGCCGATCTGGGACCGCAGTCCCGCTTCGATCGCCGCCGTCGGCGACTCGATCACCCGTGGTTTCGACGCCTGCGGGGTGCTGAGCGACTGCCCCGAGGTGTCCTGGGCGACGGGCACGGACGACGGGGTGCGCAGTCTCGCGTTGCGGCTGCTCGGCAAGCCGGGCGCCGTCGAGCGCAGTTGGAACTACGCGCGTTCGGGCGCGTCCGTCGCCGCGCTGCCGGCGCAGATGGGGAAGGCCGCGGGCCACGAGCCGGATCTGGTCACGGTCATGATGGGCGCCAACGACGCGTGCAAGGACGAGGCGGCTCTGATGACGCCGGTGGACGAGTTCCGGGCGTCGTTCGAGGAGTCGATGCGCCGGCTGCGCGCGGACTCCCCCAAGACACACGTGTACGTGGCGAGCGTGCCCGATCTGAAGCGGCTCTGGTCCGAGGGCCGGGAGAATCCGCTGGGCCGGCAGATCTGGAAGCTGGGGATCTGCGCGTCGATGCTGGGCGATTCGCAGGACATGGGCGCCGAGGCGCGGCAGCGGCGGTCGGCGGTGCAGGCGCGGGTGGTGGCGTACAACAAGGTGCTGAAGGACGTGTGCGCGAAGGATCTGCGCTGCCGGTACGACGGCGGGGCGGTCTTCGACTTCCGGTTCACCGGTGAGCAGTTGAGCACGTGGGACTGGTTCCATCCGAGCAAGAACGGCCAGGGGAAGCTGGCTGACATCGCCTACCGCAACGTGGTCGCGGCGAAGCCCCCGGCGTAG
- a CDS encoding aldose epimerase family protein, producing MTPEPAGSAPEGTAVHRWTLERAGVRVKVLTYGGILQSVEVPDREGASANVVLGFDDVEGYVGCPSPYFGALIGRYANRIAGGSFTLDGRTYRLPRNNGPNCLHGGERGFDKRVWDAEPAADGHGVRLSLESPDGEEGFPGRVEVSATYALDAAGALRIGYRAVTDAPTVLNPTNHSYWNLGGAGGGSAAGHVLRIAAGHITPLDGDSVPAGPPAPVDGTRFDFREPRKVGSGYDHNFVLDQGGSVAAELYDPASGRVLTVTTTEPGLQLYTGDHFDAGPFGPGEGIALETQHFPDSPNRPDFPSTVLRPGEEFTSETTYGFGLL from the coding sequence ATGACGCCCGAGCCCGCCGGTTCGGCGCCCGAGGGCACTGCGGTGCACCGCTGGACCCTGGAGCGGGCCGGTGTGCGGGTGAAGGTGCTGACCTACGGCGGGATCCTGCAGTCCGTCGAGGTGCCGGACCGCGAGGGTGCGTCCGCGAACGTGGTGCTGGGCTTCGACGACGTGGAGGGGTACGTCGGCTGTCCCTCACCGTACTTCGGCGCGCTGATCGGCCGGTACGCGAACCGGATCGCGGGCGGTTCCTTCACGCTCGACGGGCGGACGTACCGACTGCCGCGCAACAACGGGCCCAACTGTCTGCACGGCGGGGAGCGCGGCTTCGACAAGCGTGTGTGGGACGCGGAGCCGGCGGCGGACGGGCACGGTGTGCGGCTGTCTCTGGAGAGCCCGGACGGCGAGGAGGGGTTTCCGGGCCGCGTGGAGGTCTCGGCGACGTACGCGCTGGACGCGGCGGGAGCGCTGCGGATCGGCTACCGGGCGGTGACGGACGCGCCGACGGTGCTGAATCCGACGAATCACTCGTACTGGAACCTGGGTGGCGCGGGCGGTGGCAGCGCGGCGGGGCACGTGCTGCGGATCGCGGCCGGTCACATCACGCCGCTGGACGGCGACTCGGTGCCGGCGGGCCCGCCCGCGCCGGTCGACGGGACGCGTTTCGACTTCCGTGAGCCGCGCAAGGTGGGGTCGGGTTACGACCACAACTTCGTGCTGGACCAGGGGGGTTCGGTGGCGGCGGAGCTGTACGACCCCGCTTCGGGACGGGTGTTGACGGTGACGACCACCGAACCGGGCTTGCAGCTGTACACGGGGGACCACTTCGACGCGGGGCCGTTCGGGCCGGGCGAGGGGATCGCGCTGGAGACCCAGCACTTCCCGGACTCGCCGAACCGGCCGGATTTCCCGAGCACGGTGCTGCGGCCCGGCGAGGAGTTCACCTCGGAGACGACGTACGGGTTCGGGCTGCTGTAG
- a CDS encoding glycoside hydrolase family 3 C-terminal domain-containing protein — protein MTGAPITRADQAREAAVEAALGKLELDDKARLLAGQDNWSLPALPEIGLASLVMSDGPIGVRGVRWTADDPSVALPSPTALAATWDPELARRAGRLLAQEARRKGVHVLLAPTVNLHRSPLGGRHFEAYSEDPYLTGEIGTGYVLGVQDGGVGTTVKHFVANDAETDRFTVDNIVAPRPLRELYLAPFEAIVKNAHPWGIMAAYNQVNGYSMTEHRYLQNEVLRGEWGFDGYIVSDWLAARSTTGALLGGLDVAMPGPKTVYGQALAAAVRAGDVEESLVDDAVRNVLRLAARVGVLDNAPAVVAASTLPAPVDGDALAREVARRSFVLVRNEVRDGHPALPLDPARTRTVALSGAAARDARILGGGSATVFPPHVVAPLDGLTAALPDGALSYRVGADPSDQLGVAAQGFDLRAVCRAADGRELGTTDIPSGMVQWVGADLPDGVRYDELHTVELTGTFTPRESGDHTFGTRGIGPLVLTVGGEKVWEGEERLGDSSDPFNAFFGERLERAQVTLTEGESVDVSLRLTVPRLPGAPMDAVAFSLLHLGPRRDPEDLIAEAVEAARTADTAVVVVATTSAVESEGFDRTSLELPGHQNALVAAVAAVNPNTVVVVNTGSPVELPWRDDVAAVLLSWFPGQEGGAALADVLTGAEEPGGRLTTTWPVALADVPVHDTTPADGELHYTEGVFIGYRAWERAGTAPAYPFGHGLGYTDWEYETLRATTGNVTVRLRNTGSRPGRETVQIYLAPAPATAPRTPERPRRWLAGFASVEAGPGESVEMSVPLRERAYQIWDERENAWTAVPGTYEIQAGRSLTDTRLTATVEP, from the coding sequence GTGACCGGCGCACCCATCACCCGGGCCGACCAAGCACGCGAAGCGGCCGTCGAGGCGGCGCTCGGCAAGCTGGAACTGGACGACAAGGCGCGGCTGCTGGCAGGGCAGGACAACTGGTCGCTGCCCGCGCTCCCGGAGATCGGCCTGGCCTCCCTCGTCATGTCCGACGGCCCGATCGGCGTCAGGGGCGTGCGCTGGACCGCCGACGACCCGTCGGTCGCGCTCCCCTCACCCACCGCGCTCGCCGCCACCTGGGACCCCGAACTGGCCCGCAGGGCAGGGCGGTTGCTGGCACAGGAGGCCCGCCGCAAAGGCGTGCACGTCCTCCTCGCGCCCACCGTCAATCTGCACCGGTCCCCGCTCGGCGGACGGCACTTCGAGGCGTACAGCGAAGACCCCTACCTCACCGGCGAGATCGGCACGGGCTACGTCCTCGGCGTCCAGGACGGCGGCGTCGGCACGACCGTCAAGCACTTCGTCGCCAACGACGCCGAGACCGACCGCTTCACCGTCGACAACATCGTCGCCCCGCGCCCGCTGCGCGAGCTCTACCTCGCCCCGTTCGAGGCCATCGTCAAGAACGCCCACCCCTGGGGCATCATGGCCGCCTACAACCAGGTCAACGGCTACTCGATGACCGAGCACCGCTATCTCCAGAACGAGGTCCTGCGCGGCGAATGGGGATTCGACGGCTACATCGTCTCCGACTGGCTGGCCGCCCGCTCCACCACCGGCGCCCTCCTCGGCGGCCTCGACGTCGCGATGCCCGGCCCCAAGACCGTCTACGGCCAGGCGCTCGCCGCCGCCGTCCGGGCCGGCGACGTCGAGGAATCCCTCGTCGACGACGCCGTACGCAACGTGCTGAGGCTCGCCGCCCGCGTCGGCGTCCTCGACAACGCCCCCGCCGTGGTCGCGGCCTCCACGCTCCCCGCGCCCGTCGACGGCGACGCGCTGGCCCGCGAGGTCGCGCGCCGCTCCTTCGTCCTCGTACGCAACGAGGTACGCGACGGCCACCCCGCCCTGCCCCTCGACCCGGCCAGGACCCGCACGGTGGCACTCAGCGGCGCCGCCGCCCGCGACGCCCGGATCCTCGGCGGCGGTTCGGCCACCGTCTTCCCGCCGCACGTCGTCGCCCCGCTCGACGGCCTCACCGCAGCCCTCCCCGACGGCGCACTCAGCTACCGCGTCGGCGCCGACCCCAGCGACCAACTCGGCGTCGCCGCACAGGGATTCGACCTGCGCGCCGTCTGCCGCGCCGCCGACGGACGGGAGCTGGGCACCACCGACATCCCCTCCGGCATGGTCCAGTGGGTCGGCGCCGACCTGCCCGACGGCGTCCGCTACGACGAACTGCACACCGTCGAGCTCACCGGCACCTTCACCCCGCGCGAGAGCGGCGACCACACCTTCGGCACCCGCGGCATCGGCCCCCTCGTCCTCACCGTCGGCGGCGAGAAGGTCTGGGAGGGCGAGGAACGCCTCGGCGACAGCTCCGACCCGTTCAACGCCTTCTTCGGCGAGCGTCTCGAACGCGCCCAAGTCACCCTCACCGAGGGTGAGTCCGTCGATGTCTCGCTGCGTCTCACCGTGCCCAGGCTGCCCGGCGCCCCGATGGACGCGGTCGCCTTCTCGCTGCTCCACCTCGGCCCGCGGCGCGACCCCGAGGACCTGATCGCCGAGGCCGTCGAGGCCGCGAGGACCGCGGACACCGCCGTCGTCGTGGTCGCCACCACCTCGGCCGTCGAGTCCGAGGGCTTCGACCGTACGAGCCTGGAACTGCCCGGCCACCAGAACGCGCTCGTCGCGGCCGTCGCCGCCGTCAACCCGAACACCGTCGTGGTCGTCAACACCGGCTCACCGGTCGAACTGCCGTGGCGCGACGACGTGGCCGCCGTACTGCTCAGCTGGTTCCCCGGCCAGGAGGGCGGCGCCGCCCTCGCCGACGTCCTCACCGGCGCCGAGGAGCCCGGCGGCCGGCTCACCACCACCTGGCCGGTCGCCCTCGCCGACGTCCCCGTCCACGACACCACACCCGCCGACGGCGAACTCCACTACACCGAGGGCGTGTTCATCGGCTACCGCGCCTGGGAGCGCGCCGGCACCGCCCCCGCGTACCCCTTCGGCCACGGGCTCGGCTACACCGACTGGGAGTACGAGACCCTCCGCGCCACCACCGGGAACGTGACCGTACGGCTGCGCAACACCGGGTCGCGGCCCGGCCGCGAGACCGTCCAGATCTATCTCGCCCCCGCGCCCGCAACCGCGCCGCGAACCCCGGAGCGCCCGCGGCGCTGGCTGGCGGGCTTCGCCTCCGTCGAGGCGGGCCCGGGCGAGAGCGTCGAGATGAGCGTCCCGCTGAGGGAACGCGCCTATCAGATCTGGGACGAGCGGGAGAACGCCTGGACGGCGGTCCCCGGCACCTACGAGATCCAGGCGGGCCGCTCACTGACCGACACCCGACTGACCGCCACGGTCGAGCCGTAG
- a CDS encoding TetR/AcrR family transcriptional regulator, which translates to MARPRGVERRAEILRATIEVIAERGYRGATLGAVAERVGLTQQGLLHYFPTKEALLLAVMDERDQWDTGGGSRGADGWRLELLTSMVDYNAMRPGIVQTFSALLGESVTEGHPAGEFFTRRYVQVRGNMAGVLRDEFGDRLPSGLTPEQTAPLLVAVMDGLQYQWLLAPESVDMPAAFRAFVTLLRGGAEGPER; encoded by the coding sequence ATGGCGAGGCCCAGAGGCGTGGAGCGGCGGGCGGAGATTCTCCGCGCCACCATCGAGGTGATCGCCGAACGCGGCTACCGCGGCGCGACGTTGGGCGCGGTGGCCGAGCGGGTGGGACTCACCCAGCAGGGGCTGCTCCACTACTTCCCCACGAAGGAGGCGCTGCTCCTCGCGGTCATGGACGAGCGCGACCAGTGGGACACCGGGGGCGGCAGCCGGGGCGCGGACGGCTGGCGGCTGGAGCTGCTGACGTCGATGGTCGACTACAACGCGATGCGGCCGGGCATCGTGCAGACCTTCTCGGCGCTGCTCGGCGAGAGTGTGACGGAGGGTCACCCGGCCGGGGAGTTCTTCACCCGGCGGTACGTCCAGGTCCGGGGCAACATGGCGGGCGTACTGCGCGACGAGTTCGGCGACCGGCTGCCGAGCGGGCTCACGCCCGAGCAGACGGCGCCGTTGCTGGTGGCCGTCATGGACGGGCTCCAGTACCAGTGGCTGCTGGCGCCGGAGTCGGTGGACATGCCGGCGGCGTTCCGGGCGTTCGTGACGCTGCTGCGGGGCGGGGCGGAGGGGCCGGAGCGGTAG